The genomic window CTCCCTGTAAACCTTCAGAATACCAGTCCACACCCAAGGCAGAGTCTCCTTCGCACCCGTGGTGCTCTGAATCCGGCTCTTGACCACGTCAAACGGCGTGTTGAGCAGCGTTCCAACTGTTCCGCCCACAGAACCAGCGATGAGGTCATTCACCATGGTACCTTTCTTCGTCTCAGCCGTCGGAAGAAGAGAGCGCACTTGAAAGATACACCCAAAGTAGCCAGCGTTCCAGACAATGTGCCTCCACACGGTGCTCTCGAAGCCTTGGTACAGGCCTAAGGGTCCAGACTCACGAACGATCTTGACAGCACAGTCGAGAACGCCCTTGTACCTCGCTGCAGAAGATTTATCCTGAAGTCGTATCTTGACTAGTTCGAAAGgtacgacgacgatggactCAGTGGCGCCGGCACTCGCGCCCgtgaggatggcgagcttCTGGTCTCGGCGCCGGGTCTGGAACACGTCGGCGTAGAACTTGGCCCAGGAGTCATTTGCTGTGAATTTTGTTGCTCTGAGAAGATGGAGTTAATATCTCGGATGAAGAACCAAGGTGAATGGTGTACGCGCCTCTTGGGGGTCTCCATCAAGATCGGGGCCAGAATCCCTCGGTAGAATCGGCCAACACTGACAACACAGTCAGCGTTTTCGAGTTGTGGAGGGCCAGCTAGCGCACCCTTCTTGCTTGGCTATCTTGTGGAAACAGTCTATCATGCTTGAGTAAACCACGGTTCCGCTCGTGCTTCGTTGGAGCTGTCTTCAACTTGTCAGGAGAATCCAATTCACGACTTTAATCCCGCTTACTCACAATCTCGTCTTCACCACATCCAATGGATACCTGTGACCTCCATCAGCTTGTACTCCTGCATCTAAATGGCTTGGGCGTTCTACATGATCAAGATCTACCATCGTCAGCTAACACTGCCAGCATAGACATCCTCAGCAGCGGTCGACTCACTTCAGAGATTCCCGCAACACCGCCTGTATTGATTCCGGATTCGGCGTTCCTCTCAGTCTATGCAATTTGTCTTGCGGTTGGCTTTCGCACATACCTGCGAGCAGCTGTTGCGGAAACGTGGCGGCGGTGACCTGTGCCGGGGCCATACTGACAATCTCACGAAGTAACAAGATGTACGACTAATCAATCCCTTCTCCGACCCTTCGCACATCTGGACTGATGAGTATATAGAAACTGGGGTCCCACTTTGAAGTTGAAAGCAGGTCCCACACCTTTTGATGCAGCTCATGTGGGATATTGGGGCCATATGCAGATGCCATGATGCACGCAACAAGGGTCATGTCTCGGTTTGTGGATGGCGGTTTGGATCTTCTAGTTCAGGTCTAAATTACTGATACACTACTATGAACCTTTATCTACACTAACAACTTGGTCATGCTCCAATTGCTCAATCTCAGCTGCGTCAAGTCCCAGCACTTCAGCCAGGACCTCCTCAGTGTGCTGTCCTAACAATGGCGGGGGAGTTCGTATAGATGGTCCAGTTCTTGAGTATTGAACTGGACTGTTGAGGACTTTGAGCTTTCCTAGCGCCGGATGATCGAGCTCTTTAACCATCCCTCTCGCCGTAACTATACCACGGTTAGGTCCTTGTTACTTGAGGGGTTTTGTGAGGGAGTCTTACCGTGTGGATGATTCAACGTATCCTTCAGGTCATTCACCTTGGCATATGGAAGACCCGTGCCCTCAAAGATGTCAAGCCACTCCTGTGTTGTCTTGGACTTTGTCGCATCCTCTATCCACTTCTCTAAAACCTCCCTGTTCGCTACGCGTGACGAGTTGGTCGAGAAGCGCTCATCGCTCGCCCACTCCGGCTTTCCTAGGCAATTACAAAGAACGCCAAAGAGCCTATCGTTTGCGCCGCCAATCAGAATGTCTCCGTCGCTGGTGCGGAACGCGCGATAAGGGACAACCGAAGCTGAACATATTAGGATCTGTATGCCTGAGGATTGTGGTAATACTCACGATGAGATGTGCCATAGCGACCGCCATCTCTCTTGCCCGTCACCAGAACCGACTGTGCCATGTTTGATAGGGTCGCAACCTGGCAATCGCTCAAGCACACATCAAGATGCTGCCCCTGGCCGGATTGCCCTCGCTCAATGATGGCGGCCAAGACACTGTTGACTGCGTACAAACCGGTTGTCAGATCCGTTACCGCAACGCCGACCTTGACCGGAGGTCCGTCTCGGGGCCCTGTGATATGCATCAAGCCCATTTCCCTAAAAACGAGAAGTCATCCTATCAGCAACTCATCTCATCCATTTTTTGTGTTCAGACGTACGCTTCCACCATGACATCGTATCCAGCACGGTCGCTGTACGGCCCCGACTGGCCATAGCCCGTGATGCTCGCGTATATGAGTCTGGGGTTGATCTTTGCCAGACTTTCATAGTCGAGGCCGTACTTTTTGAGGCTGCCTGGCAGGTAGTTCTCGACCAAGACGTCCGAGTTCTTGACAAGCTTGGTTATAATGTCGACGCCGGCCTTTTCCTTGAACGAGAGGGCGAGAGACTTTTTGTTTCGATTGACCTTTTACCCAAGAGATCAGAAACTTGCCTGGTCGTTTCATCTAGTGAATTGCATACCGATAAATAGTAGGCGCTCTCGCCTTGCCCGCTTCGGCCGTCCAAGTATGGCGCGTAGGGTGGTCCCCAAGCTCTCGTGTCGTCACCTCGCGTAGGATGCTCGATCTTGATAACCTCTGCTCTGTCTTCTCTTCAGCATATGAGTCTACTCGAACCAGCCATTGTTCTTGGCTTACCCTAAGTCACCCAGGATCTGAGCGCAATATGGCTGTGTCGTGTTAGCCAGGCAAGGTCAAACTTAGGGGATCAACCTACTCCAGCCAACACTCTGGACATATCAAGAACCCGAAGTCCGGTCAAAGGTTGCCTCGGGGTCGCGAGGGTGGCATTGCCCCTGCGGAACAGGGTCGGCCGCGGCAGCGACGCAAGTCTCTGTCGAAGAGGTAGCATTGGTAATATCCGCGATTGCATTGGAAGATTGATCACTTTCTTTACATCAATTGTCAATCGGAAGCCTGTAAAAAATAATGGACACAAATGCCTTGTATGTAGGTAGTCGGTATCATCCACTTGAGCTTCATGTGGGACGGTTGGGCGTCCCACGCAGCAACGTGGGGCCGGCTCATGGCGTTTCCTCATGAATGCCGATATGAACCAGGTACATTTCTATGGTTACAAGGGTAGAAGTGTTTATTTTACGCTCTATACTACCTATCAAAGGCAACGTACGCCCGAACCACGGCTGCTCAACTCGTCTGCCCGTTCAAACCCGCTTCGTTTAGGTGCCCAGAAGGATGTACAAGCACGTATTTCGCCTCACTAGAGCCTCTTCCCAGACAGTGCCATGCTTCTACCGCAGTTTCTCTGGCACTTCCTCATTGCGGAGAATTGACAAGATCTCCTCGTCCGTAACCGACGCCATCGGTGGGCTGAAGAGCGGCTCAACGGTCCTGGTTGGGGGTTTCGGCTTCTCTGGAGTCCCCAACaccctcatcaacgccgtAGCCGCACGGCGGGATATAAATGATCTCACGGTGGTCTCCAACAATGCTGGAATGCCAGGTGTTGGGCTGGGTGCGTGATCCAGTAGACACTGTGTCTGGCTGTGGCTAAC from Fusarium falciforme chromosome 2, complete sequence includes these protein-coding regions:
- a CDS encoding Mitochondrial thiamine pyrophosphate carrier 1, coding for MLPLRQRLASLPRPTLFRRGNATLATPRQPLTGLRVLDMSRVLAGPYCAQILGDLGAEVIKIEHPTRGDDTRAWGPPYAPYLDGRSGQGESAYYLSVNRNKKSLALSFKEKAGVDIITKLVKNSDVLVENYLPGSLKKYGLDYESLAKINPRLIYASITGYGQSGPYSDRAGYDVMVEAEMGLMHITGPRDGPPVKVGVAVTDLTTGLYAVNSVLAAIIERGQSGQGQHLDVCLSDCQVATLSNMAQSVLVTGKRDGGRYGTSHPSVVPYRAFRTSDGDILIGGANDRLFGVLCNCLGKPEWASDERFSTNSSRVANREVLEKWIEDATKSKTTQEWLDIFEGTGLPYAKVNDLKDTLNHPHVTARGMVKELDHPALGKLKVLNSPVQYSRTGPSIRTPPPLLGQHTEEVLAEVLGLDAAEIEQLEHDQVVSIGCGEDEILQRSTSGTVVYSSMIDCFHKIAKQEGVGRFYRGILAPILMETPKRATKFTANDSWAKFYADVFQTRRRDQKLAILTGASAGATESIVVVPFELVKIRLQDKSSAARYKGVLDCAVKIVRESGPLGLYQGFESTVWRHIVWNAGYFGCIFQVRSLLPTAETKKGTMVNDLIAGSVGGTVGTLLNTPFDVVKSRIQSTTGAKETLPWVWTGILKVYREEGVTALYKGLVPKVVRFAPGGGIMLVVYSFMIDLLTSGE